The stretch of DNA GGTAGGCGTCGCCATCATCGCCCTGCCAGTGCTCCAGGGCTGGCAGTGGGCTGCCCTCGTCTCGCCGGTCTTCGTCACCCTGCTGCTCACCAAGGGCAGCGGCGTCCCGCCGCTCGAGGAGAAGGCGGACAGGAAGTGGGGCGGCCAGCCGGACTACGAGGAGTACAAGAAGAGCACCCCGGTACTGGTGCCCAAACTCTCGTAGGCGGTTCCGCCGCGGAGAAGCGTACGACGGCGGCACTTGAGCGGGTGCCGCCGCGCATAGGTTAGAATTGACGCATCAAGGGGAGTACTCCCGTCTGTGATAGGCCCGTCAATACGGATGCAGCGAAGCGTCCCGGGCCATCGGCTCCGGTTCAACCGGGCGGAGGAGACCTTGGCGTATCTGTCAGCGCCAACCCCTTGGAGTACCCAAATGCAGGTAACACCACTCATCTGGATCATCACCCTTGCGGTGACCGTCCTGTTCTTCGTTTACGAGTTCTTCGCGCATGTGCGCAAACCCCACGAGCCGTCCATCGGTGAATCAGCCCGCTGGTCCGCCTTCTATATCGGACTGGCGTTGCTGTTCGGTGTGGGGATCGGTATGGTCTTCGGCTGGAACTTTGGCGGTGAGTACTTTGCCGGCTACCTCACCGAGAAAGCCCTCTCGATCGACAACCTGTTTGTCTTCCTCATCGTGATGAGCGGGTTCGCTGTCCCGAAGAAGTACCAGCAGAAGGTGCTGATGATCGGCATCGTCATTGCGCTGATCCTGCGCGGCGGCTTCATCGCCATCGGCGCGGGCCTGATCGAGAACTTCTCCTGGATCTTCTACATCTTCGGCGCGCTGCTGCTGTTCCTGGCTTACAAGCAGGCGTTCGGCAGCCACGAGTCCAACCCCGCCGATGGCAAGTTCATGCAGCTGGTGCGCCGCGTCCTGCCCGTCACTGACGAGTACCACGGTGACAAGCTCACGGTGAAGAAGGACGGCAGCCGCTTCTTCACCCCCATGATGCTCACCATCATCGCCATCGGCTTCGTGGACCTGATCTTCGCCGTTGATTCCATCCCAGCCATTTACGGGCTGACCAACGAGGCGTACATCGTCTTCACCGCCAACGCGTTCGCCCTGATGGGCCTGCGCCAGCTGTTCTTCCTGATCGGCGGTTTGCTGGAACGCCTGGTGTACCTGGCCCAGGGCCTGGCAGTGATCCTCGCCTTCATCGGCGTGAAGCTCGTCTTCCACGCTCTGCACGTCAACGAGCTGTCCTTCATCAACGGCGGCCAGCCGCTCCTGTGGGTCCCGGAAATTCCCATCTGGTTCTCGCTGGTGTTCATCGCCGCCACCATTGCAGTGGCCACGGTTGCCAGCCTGATGAAGACGCGTGGCGATGGCGACAAGAACGACCGCCACACGGTGAAGGGCGGCCCGGTTACCGCTACGTCCGAGGAGGACCGGGAAACTGGTTCTTCTTCCGACGACGACATGAGCCCGACTGTCCGCGCGCAGAAGTAGCCGCTGTGACCCACCGCATATCAGGCAGTTTCGGCCGCTAGGGCGGTTGGGGAGTGCTGATGGCCCTCAGGATCCCTGTGTTTGTGGGGGTTTTGGGGGCTGTTGGCTGTTGTGGGGGACCGATTTGCGGTGGGGTTGGTGGGCGTGTATTGTTTTCTGAGTCGCCGCCGCTGATGCGGAAAGAAAGCGACCGACCCCCTTTCTGAACAGCCTGAAAATGGTTCGCAGATTTGCGTGCCGGATTAGGGTGGGGGCCCTTCCTGTGGTGCTTGTGGATGGCGGAAACGCCGGTTTGCAAAGCTTCCGGGGATCGGGTAAGTTTGAAAAGTTGCTCCGGAGCGATCCTGAACAGAAATTGTTTGGGTGGTGCCGGGTGTGTCTGTTGTTTGAGAACTCAATAGTGTGCCAAGTTTGTTGATACCAATTTATCGTAATTGGTTGAATTTGCTGAATCGTGCCGCCCCTGTGGCGTGGTTTGGTGTTTTTAGCTGGTTTCAAATTTTGTGCAGCTTTTATCGCCGTTATTTCCGGTGGTTTTGGTTGTGTCTGTTTTTGTTTTACTTCAACGGAGAGTTTGATCCTGGCTCAGGATGAACGCTGGCGGCGTGCTTAACACATGCAAGTCGAACGATGAAGCCAGCTTGCTGGTGGATTAGTGGCGAACGGGTGAGTAACACGTGAGTAACCTGCCCTTGACTCTGGGATAAGCCTGGGAAACTGGGTCTAATACCGGATATGACTGATCATCGCATGGTGGTTGGTGGAAAGCTTTTGCGGTTTTGGATGGACTCGCGGCCTATCAGCTTGTTGGTGGGGTAATGGCCTACCAAGGCGACGACGGGTAGCCGGCCTGAGAGGGTGACCGGCCACACTGGGACTGAGACACGGCCCAGACTCCTACGGGAGGCAGCAGTGGGGAATATTGCACAATGGGCGAAAGCCTGATGCAGCGACGCCGCGTGAGGGATGACGGCCTTCGGGTTGTAAACCTCTTTCAGTAGGGAAGAAGCCGCAAGGTGACGGTACCTGCAGAAGAAGCGCCGGCTAACTACGTGCCAGCAGCCGCGGTAATACGTAGGGCGCAAGCGTTATCCGGAATTATTGGGCGTAAAGAGCTCGTAGGCGGTTTGTCGCGTCTGCCGTGAAAGTCCGGGGCTCAACTCCGGATCTGCGGTGGGTACGGGCAGACTAGAGTGATGTAGGGGAGACTGGAATTCCTGGTGTAGCGGTGAAATGCGCAGATATCAGGAGGAACACCGATGGCGAAGGCAGGTCTCTGGGCATTAACTGACGCTGAGGAGCGAAAGCATGGGGAGCGAACAGGATTAGATACCCTGGTAGTCCATGCCGTAAACGTTGGGCACTAGGTGTGGGGGACATTCCACGTTTTCCGCGCCGTAGCTAACGCATTAAGTGCCCCGCCTGGGGAGTACGGCCGCAAGGCTAAAACTCAAAGGAATTGACGGGGGCCCGCACAAGCGGCGGAGCATGCGGATTAATTCGATGCAACGCGAAGAACCTTACCAAGGCTTGACATGAACCGGAAACGCCTGGAAACAGGTGCCCCACTTGTGGTCGGTTTACAGGTGGTGCATGGTTGTCGTCAGCTCGTGTCGTGAGATGTTGGGTTAAGTCCCGCAACGAGCGCAACCCTCGTTCTATGTTGCCAGCACGTGATGGTGGGGACTCATAGGAGACTGCCGGGGTCAACTCGGAGGAAGGTGGGGACGACGTCAAATCATCATGCCCCTTATGTCTTGGGCTTCACGCATGCTACAATGGCCGGTACAAAGGGTTGCGATACTGTGAGGTGGAGCTAATCCCAAAAAGCCGGTCTCAGTTCGGATTGGGGTCTGCAACTCGACCCCATGAAGTCGGAGTCGCTAGTAATCGCAGATCAGCAACGCTGCGGTGAATACGTTCCCGGGCCTTGTACACACCGCCCGTCAAGTCACGAAAGTTGGTAACACCCGAAGCCGGTGGCCTAACCCTTGTGGGGGGAGCCGTCGAAGGTGGGACTGGCGATTGGGACTAAGTCGTAACAAGGTAGCCGTACCGGAAGGTGCGGCTGGATCACCTCCTTTCTAAGGAGCACCTACAACCATCCGCTCATCGTGTATGCGGTGGGGTTGGGGGTTGTCAGGAGAATGCCCGTTGCACGGACGAATGTTTCGTGGCGGGTGCTCAAGGGTGGAATATCAGCGAATAGGTGCCCGGTGTTGCCGGTGGTGTTGTGAGTACGGACTGATCCTTCGGGGTTGGGTTCCAGGAAAGCGGCTGCTGCTGGTGGTGGTGGGTAGTGTTTGGCACACTGTTGGGTCCTGAAGCAACAGGACCATGCCGGTTGGCTCTTCTTTGTGGGGGGTTGCGGGTGTGGGACGTTTGTTTCTGGTTTCCCTGCTGCACCGATCACGCACATATGTGTGTGGGGTGTGTGGTGTGGGGTTGTTGTTTGAGAACTACATAGTGGACGCGAGCATCTTGTATAAGAAGCAATTTCCAAGATATATGAACCTGGATCTGGTTCGTGCGCTGTGCCCCTTTTTGGGGTTGTGGTGTGCGGGACGGTTTCATGGTTCTCTCGAAATTAGTTTTTGATCTTTGTGGTCAAGTTTTTAAGAGCACACGGTGGATGCCTTGGCATTAGGAGCCGAAGAAGGACGTAGGAATCTGCGATAAGCCTGGGGGAGTCGATAACCGGACTGTGATCCCAGGGTGTCCGAATGGGGAAACCCCGCTGAGCGCGCGAGTGACTCAGTGACCCGCATCTGAACACATAGGGTGCGTGGAGGGAACGCGGGGAAGTGAAACATCTCAGTACCCGCAGGAAGAGAAAACAATAGTGATTCCGTTAGTAGTGGCGAGCGAACGCGGATCAGGCTAAACCGTTCCATGTGTGATAGCCGGCGGGCGTTGCATGGTCGGGGTTGTGGGACATTACGTGTCAGTTCTGCCGGGCTGACGGGGTGTGGGTGTGCGTATAGGTGAACGGTTTTGAAAGGCCGGCCAGAGAGGGTGTTAGTCCCGTAACTGTAATGCGTTGCACCGCCTTGTTGATGTATCCCAAGTAGTACGGGGCCCGAGAAATCCCGTGCGAATCTGTCAGGACCACCTGATAAGCCTAAATACTCCCTAATGACCGATAGCGGACCAGTACCGTGAGGGAAAGGTGAAAAGTACCCCGGGAGGGGAGTGAAACAGTACCTGAAACCGTGTGCTTACAATCCGTCGGAGCAGCCTTGTAGTTGTGACGGCGTGCCTTTTGAAGAATGAGCCTGCGAGTTAGTGTTACGTCGCGAGGTTAACCCGTGTGGGGCAGCCGTAGCGAAAGCGAGTCTGAATAGGGCGTGTGAGTGGCGTGATCTAGACCCGAAGCGAAGTGATCTACCCATGGCCAGGTTGAAGCGACGGTAAGACGTCGTGGAGGACCGAACCCACTTCAGTTGAAAATGGAGGGGATGAGCTGTGGGTAGGGGTGAAAGGCCAATCAAACTTCGTGATAGCTGGTTCTCCCCGAAATGCATTTAGGTGCAGCGTTGCGTGTTTCTTGCTGGAGGTAGAGCTACTGGATGGCTAATGGGCCCTACAAGGTTACTGACGTCAGCCAAACTCCGAATGCCGGTAAGTGAGAGCGTAGCAGTGAGACTGTGGGGGATAAGCTTCATAGTCGAGAGGGAAACAGCCCAGACCACCAACTAAGGCCCCTAAGCGTGTGCTAAGTGGGAAAGGATGTGGAGTTGCGAAGACAACCAGGAGGTTGGCTTAGAAGCAGCCATCCTTAAAAGAGTGCGTAATAGCTCACTGGTCAAGTGATTCCGCGCCGACAATGTAGCGGGGCTCAAGTACACCGCCGAAGTTGTGGCATTCAAATATTAGCTAAGCCCTTGTGGTTCAGGCGTTTGGATGGGTAGGGGAGCGTCGTGTGGGCAGTGAAGTCGCGGTGGAAACCAGCGGTGGAGCCTACACGAGTGAGAATGCAGGCATGAGTAGCGAAAGACGGGTGAGAAACCCGTCCGCCGAATGATCAAGGGTTCCAGGGTCAAGCTAATCTGCCCTGGGTAAGTCGGGACCTAAGGCGAGGCCGACAGGCGTAGTCGATGGACAACGGGTTGATATTCCCGTACCGGCGAAAAACCGCCCATGTTGAACAGGGGATACTAACTGCCCGAGACCTGCCCGACCGTCCTTTGGATGGAAGGGTTTTGGTGGAGCGCAGGACCTGATCCTGGGAGGCAAGCGTATTAACAGGTGTGACGCAGGAAGGTAGCCGAGCCGGGCGATGGTTGTCCCGGTCTAAGGATGTAGGGCGAGTGGTAGGCAAATCCGCCACTCATGATGCCTGAGATCTGATGGGACCCCCGTTTGGGGGGATTTGGTGATCCTATGCTGCCGAGAAAAGCATCGACGCGAGGTTTTAGCCGCCCGTACCCCAAACCGACACAGGTGATCAGGTAGAGAATACTAAGGCGATCGAGAGAATTATGGTTAAGGAACTCGGCAAAATGCCCCCGTAACTTCGGGAGAAGGGGGGCCCCAACCTTGATGGACACTTGCTGTCCGGAGGGGATCGGGGCCGCAGAGACCAGGGGGAAGCGACTGTTTACTAAAAACACAGGTCCGTGCGAAGTCGCAAGACGATGTATACGGACTGACTCCTGCCCGGTGCTGGAAGGTTAAGAGGACCGGTTAGCCGTAAGGCGAAGCTGAGAATTTAAGCCCCAGTAAACGGCGGTGGTAACTATAACCATCCTAAGGTAGCGAAATTCCTTGTCGGGTAAGTTCCGACCTGCACGAATGGAGTAACGACTTCCCCGCTGTCTCAACCATAAACTCGGCGAAATTGCAGTACGAGTAAAGATGCTCGTTACGCGCAGCAGGACGGAAAGACCCCGAGACCTTTACTATAGTTTGGTATTGGTGTTCGGAGTGGCTTGTGTAGGATAGGTGGGAGACGTTGAAGCCCGGACGCCAGTTCGGGTGGAGTCATCGTTGAAATACCACTCTGGTCACTTTGGACATCTAACTTCGGCCCGTAATCCGGGTCAGGGACAGTGCCTGATGGGTAGTTTAACTGGGGCGGTTGCCTCCTAAAAAGTAACGGAGGCGCCCAAAGGTTCCCTCAGCCTGGTTGGCAATCAGGTGTCGAGTGTAAGTGCACAAGGGAGCTTGACTGTGAGAGAGACATCTCGAGCAGGGACGAAAGTCGGGACTAGTGATCCGGCGGTACATTGTGGAATGGCCGTCGCTCAACGGATAAAAGGTACCTCGGGGATAACAGGCTGATCTTGCCCAAGAGTCCATATCGACGGCATGGTTTGGCACCTCGATGTCGGCTCGTCGCATCCTGGGGCTGGAGTAGGTCCCAAGGGTTGGGCTGTTCGCCCATTAAAGCGGTACGCGAGCTGGGTTTAGAACGTCGTGAGACAGTTCGGTCCCTATCCGCTGCGCGCGCAGGAAATTTGAGAAGGGCTGTCCTTAGTACGAGAGGACCGGGACGGACGAACCTCTGGTGTGTCAGTTGTACTGCCAAGTGCACCGCTGATTAGCTACGTTCGGATGGGATAACCGCTGAAAGCATCTAAGCGGGAAGCTCGCTTCGAGATGAGATTTCCATACACTTTATGTGTGAGAGGCCCCCAGCCAGACCACTGGGTTGATAGGCCGGATGTGGAAGCGAGGACTAACGACTCGTGAAGCTGACCGGTACTAATAGGCCAACAACTTACACCACACAGAAAACACACATTCTGCTTGCGTCCACTATGTGGTTCCCAACCAACAACCCAACACGTTGCTGGCCGGAACCAAACAACTAAATACACAACACCACAATGTTGTAACCACACAGATTTCCCAACCCCGCCACGGGGTTCGGGTATTAGGGTTACGGCGGTCATAGCGTGGGGGAAACGCCCGGTCCCATTCCGAACCCGGAAGCTAAGACCCACAGCGCCGATGGTACTGCACCCGGGAGGGTGTGGGAGAGTAGGACACCGCCGGACAACCATTCGGTCGAGGCCCCAACCAGCAACGGTTGGGGCCTCCCACATTTAACACACCAACCCCCACGGATGCCCCATCACATACCGCACCTAACATCCACTGTTAGGCGCTAAACCTGATAGCGCAACAGGAGTTGGTGCGGCCAACTAGGCTGGAGCCACAGGTGAACCACGATCGAAGGGCTGGTTGCGTTATGGCTGACGATGCGGCACTGGCTGCAGCTTTTGACCGTGTGGTCCTAATATTCAATCCCGGCAAACCTGGCATGCATGCCAGGATCGAGGACCTTCAAAGCATGCTCAACCGGGAATTTCCGTCGCTCCCGGTCAGCGTGCTGCCCACCACTCACGCTGGGCACGCCCGCGAGCTTGCGCGGACAGAAGCAGGGTTGGGCGCGCCGCTGATGGTGTCCGTAAGCGGAGACGGCGGGTACAACGAGGTGGTGAACGGCGTCATGGACGTCGCAGGAAGCAGGGCGGTGTGTGCCGTGCAGCCGGCGGGCAACGCCAACGATCATCATCGAAGCCTGCCGGATCAGTCGCTCCCGCAGGCGATCCGGGAGGCGAGTGTCCGCCGCATCGACCTGCTCCGCGTCACGTTCCGGGACGGTGACCGCCAGGACGTACGGTACGCCCACTCCTATGTCGGGTTCGGGCTCACGCCGCTGATGGCAGTGGGGATCGAAAAGGGCGGCAAGGGGAAAGTCCTGGAACTCGTCTCCGTGGCGCGGACGTTGTCCAAGCTCAGGCCTTTTGAGCTGGTCCGCGCGGATGGTGCCACCGCCCGGTTCGACAGCTTGATCCTGGCCAACATCTCCCGGATGGCGAAGTATGGGACGGTCAGTGAGTCTGACCAACCGGATGACGGGCGTTTCGAAGTGGTGACTCTACCGCACGCCGGGCGGTGGAAGATGGCGTTGATGACGCTGCGCGCGGTCACGCTGGGATTGGGGCGGCAGCCGAGCGTCAGCACGTATGAGTTCACCATGCGGGACGCTGCGCCGTGTCAGATTGACGGCGAAGTGGTGCACTGCCAGGCAGGAACGCAGGTACTGGTTGAGAGCGCCCATGGAGCCCTCGCCACCATTTGAGCGCCTAACCCATTGTGCTCTGAGGAGCACCAGCTGGCCAGGCAGCCGACGCAGAGGAGCCGGCTGCCTTCCACTATGTCAGGGCTGCACGGAGTCGAAGAACGTGTAACCGGTATCCTGCTTCCCGGAGCTGTGTTCGTGCGCCTTCATGCGGATGAATTTCACGTCTTCGTCGCTGAGGCTGGTCTCCCCGTGGACGTCCCAGGTGAGTGGCTGATCGAGGGCGGCGCTGATCTCCGCGGATACTGTCCGCGGGATGATCACACAGCCGGGGTTGTCGAACAGCCAATCCGTCACAGTCGCGGGAAGCCGGTGCCACTGGTCTCGGAGGCGTGTCTCTGTCATGGCTAGCCTTTCGGGTTGTCTGTCAGTGGACGGGACGGTCAGTCGAAATGGATTTCGGCGGCAGCATTACGCAAGAATTCGAGGCGCTGTTCTTCGACCATTCCCAAGGCGTCAAGTTCCTCGGTGCGGTCCTGGCGTTCCTGGGCTGCTTGCGCTGACACGCCCGCGAGGATGTCCCCCACCAGATGCGCCAGGCCCGACTTGAGCTCCGCCAGGTTGGTGTTGCCAATCAGCAGCCGTCGGTCAGAAACAGAGAGGTCGATGTGGCTGTAGCCCGCCTCTTCGAGATCTTTCCGGGTACCGCTCCCGTGCAGGAGATCGATCTCCCGTGGCTGCGGACGGCGGGAGAACACGGCTGGGACTGTGTAGCGGGTGGGACCCTGTGCCGTGTGGAGATCATGTGGCAAGGCCGACGCAAGGACGCCGCTGAGTGTGAGCGCCGAATCGGCGCGGGAAGGAGAGGTTTGTAGGGTGGTCATGGCGCTCGGCCTGCGTTCTTGGGAATGCACCGTCGGACCCGTGGTTCACGGAACGGCTGTGACTGGTGAGGCAGGGCCCGGGGCCGGGCCGCTGCGGAGGAGGGAACAAGCCGCTTACGATAATGCTGGCCGCCCTCAATGTCCCAGGTCACCGCTGCTGCCGTATTCAGCCTGGAGGCTGGACCGGCGGCAGGCAGCGAAGGGGCTGCAGGAGAACTGGGCTCGTTGATCGGAGAATCGGATGTCCAGTCACGACGTCCCGAAGTACTTTGAGTCTACGCCCTCTTGCCGTCAGAAGGACCGGAATATGGCAGCACCGAAAATTCGCTCGGCGACGTACTGCCAGTTCGGGACGGGACGGGACGGAAAGGCAGGCACCAGGTCAGGCCGGGCGGCCGCGCGTGCGCTACGGCAGGACGGGATGGTCGAAGGACAGGCGCAGCCCGGAACGGTAGGCAGAATCGATGACGGACTCAAGTTCGTCCAGGACTGTCTGGTTCCCGGGGAGGACCACATGGGCCAGGAATTCCGACTCAAGTGAGGCGATACCTGCCGACGCTGCTCCGAGCTTGGCATCAATCGCGGCGGCCAGGGCATGCCAGGATTTTCGATTCACGCGCTCCAGGACTTTCGCGTTTGTTTCACGAAGGTGGCTGTCCGCGACGTCCACCCGTAACGCCAGCGGCCCTTCGGACTGCAGCAGCGGCATGACAATGCGGAACTGCCGGCCGTCACCCTTGAAA from Pseudarthrobacter chlorophenolicus A6 encodes:
- a CDS encoding diacylglycerol/lipid kinase family protein, producing the protein MADDAALAAAFDRVVLIFNPGKPGMHARIEDLQSMLNREFPSLPVSVLPTTHAGHARELARTEAGLGAPLMVSVSGDGGYNEVVNGVMDVAGSRAVCAVQPAGNANDHHRSLPDQSLPQAIREASVRRIDLLRVTFRDGDRQDVRYAHSYVGFGLTPLMAVGIEKGGKGKVLELVSVARTLSKLRPFELVRADGATARFDSLILANISRMAKYGTVSESDQPDDGRFEVVTLPHAGRWKMALMTLRAVTLGLGRQPSVSTYEFTMRDAAPCQIDGEVVHCQAGTQVLVESAHGALATI
- a CDS encoding TerC family protein, whose protein sequence is MQVTPLIWIITLAVTVLFFVYEFFAHVRKPHEPSIGESARWSAFYIGLALLFGVGIGMVFGWNFGGEYFAGYLTEKALSIDNLFVFLIVMSGFAVPKKYQQKVLMIGIVIALILRGGFIAIGAGLIENFSWIFYIFGALLLFLAYKQAFGSHESNPADGKFMQLVRRVLPVTDEYHGDKLTVKKDGSRFFTPMMLTIIAIGFVDLIFAVDSIPAIYGLTNEAYIVFTANAFALMGLRQLFFLIGGLLERLVYLAQGLAVILAFIGVKLVFHALHVNELSFINGGQPLLWVPEIPIWFSLVFIAATIAVATVASLMKTRGDGDKNDRHTVKGGPVTATSEEDRETGSSSDDDMSPTVRAQK